Within the Naumovozyma castellii chromosome 1, complete genome genome, the region GAATGGTCAAATGGTTTGATTGcatttgtaatattttttggatTCAAAGGCAGTACATCAccaaaaaattttccattatttttaGTCTCAGGAATAGATAGCATATGTCCGTTGTGTTTAGGAGATCTCTgattttcatcattaatctGAATACTATCTTCTTCCATATTATGATCAATATTACTATTTTtagttgaagaaaatactaATTGTGACGTCTTTGAAGGATCAGAATTGATACCTGCAAATATTAAAGCTTGTTCAGTATTGGTTGTTACTCTATTATTTTTGACTGTAACATCCTTACGGGATTCCCCCTTAGTATTTGAGTTTTTCATTGACTCACTGGCAACCGtatctttaaaatattccatcAAACATAAGTCATTAGCTGAAGCCCTCTCTAAAGGATTCCATCTTAAACATTTCTTTATTACATCCAATAAATCATATAATTCGGGTAATGGAATAAACCTATCTAAAGAAATTCCTTCCACAAATggaaattccaaatttaacTTACTTGCTAGCTCCGCAACATGATTCCAAGTTCCACCATAAGGTTTAAAGTTGTTTGGGACTGttgaatcatttttattattatatggAGTGCCTAAAACCTCTAAAATTCTCCAAATTTGGTCTAATTCGTTTGAACCAGGAAATAATGGTTTGAATATTGTTGCTTCAACAGCAACACAACCAAATGCCCAAATATCTAAAGGGGTTGAGTAATAACCGTTTCTTAACAAAATTTCTGGAGATCTGTACCAACGTGTAGACACATATGCGGTATATGTATTCTTATTTTCAACGTGGCGTGCTAGCCCAAAGTCAGCTAATTTCACAACATAGTTATCTGGATAAAACCCTAATTCAAGCCtttctttatcaaaatatctCTTATTTGGTGAGACTAAAATGTTTTCTGGTTTAATATCCCTATGAAAGAAATTGTGGTCATGAATATGTTTAATACCAGCTAATATTTGAGCCAAGATTGATTTCAAAGAGGGTATTGAAAACACTCTCTTTTTCCTATGAAGCATCATTTGATATAAATTCTGTTCCATACACTCCATAACTATATGAAGTTGATAATTTGATGTATCTGCAAATATCTCgaatatttgaatcaaGTGTTTATTCGTTGGCAATGctaaaataaattttacCTCTCTTACCCTTGTATAGTCATGTAATGTGTAGAGTTTAGTCAACATAGTCTTGATTGCAACTAGTCTTTGAGATTTAGCAATAAAATTCTGATATTCTGTATTGGTCTGATCTAATAGGGTCCCTTTACATTGATGTACATTTGATGAAAGATTAATCAGATCAAACTTGGCTTTAGCTAAAGTAACACAGCCAAAAGATCCATTTcccaattcttcaattagTTGATATCTATCATATAATGACTTTAAGGGTATATTTTTCGGTGGATCATTCAGATCAGGTGGAATTTTACAAACTGAACTTCTAGAAGAGTTTTCCCTTTCATTAATATCCAACATATCTGCAACACAGAACCTGGGATTTaacttccttttcttttcaggGAGTTACTCAGAACTGTATATGTACCCAATAAACCGACTTCCTATCCTATTGTTGCCGAGGTACTAAATAGGCGATAGAAAGGAAGATTATATTCCTTTAGGGGGGTAACTTAGATGTATATGTCGTTGACACAAGCCTACTTTTGATCCTTGTTAAAGTGTAGAGAAAGGGATACCACAAAAGTCACAATATATAGGGTAGAATGTGGAGCGTATACAACGTGCGATTTACGCGATGACTATAAGCCCTCCCTACAAAACTAAATATTGGATCATGTGAGGAAAAACAAACTAATTAGCCGTCAACAGGTACTAGAacatcaaatatattattagCAAAGTGATATTGACcttgttttatttattattcttcaGCTTCTATGTCCAAAGCTTGTCTTGTCTCTGTTTTCTATGAACAGCCCCAACCTCCCATTTTAATAGCCGCCAAGCCCCATTTCCATTTCAGGTTAAAAGTTACTAAttagaaagaaattttaattaaagaagaaggatCTCTCTTCAAACCACtgtttatttcaaaatcagaaaaattaaactaatatttaattcttgTTTACTTTTAAGcttttcttttgtaatttcttcttaacatttattttaaattttttaatatatttgaatgataatcataaatagaaaataaaactcCAGAAATATAACCTTAACACCAGCACCAGATCATAGATACCCCTGTTAAGTTCTCTTATTTCCTTCCATCTTTGTTCTGTTAGATACAATAATTTTAAGAGTTGTTTTTGAGACACGCGTCACCATTAGCTCTCCCTTAATTTTACTATGAGATTTCTCGAGTTTTACATAAGTAGAATCGTTTCCATACTAGACAACACCTTCTATAACTTGAAACGGGTTCTAACattaataaaaaagaatttacactcaataatatattttcaatatcgGACTGTGGTCTCCTTCtattttttgatattatAAAAACTGACTATATGAACAACTGATGTCCCACTTTCCCCAAATCTTGATCAAAAATGATTGTTCTATCTAATATTGGTCTATAAATTAATACATACATTTCCTGTGAGACTAGGAGAGTCTACTAGTTCAACATGATTTATATTTGTTGCATCTCTATTCTCCACAACATCCTTACATATTGTATTCGAATAGACTGCCTTCACATTATCTTGCAATCTTGCAACTGTAATATGTGGGATCTTATTGGCACATTTTAATTTAGTCACCAACAACCCGTTCTCATCAGATACACATTCATCATTAGGGAATTTAATAACAATTGAGACAATTTTATCGTCCCAACATATCATTTTCGGTTGGAATCTTACAAAATCATTAGTTTCAATTAGTTTTGGTATCTCTTTGTCATTGTATGATTTTAAGATTTTCTTGTAATGTTTTAAGTATGCTTTCCAAAGTTCCTGTTCTGCAGGATCCCCTCTCTTACCTTGCATTACATGAGCAAGCGTTATATGGAACGATTCTTGAAAGTTATCATTCTGCAATAGATTCTTTAGAATAGTCTGTGCATCctctgaaatatttgatggCTTTTCTATAACATTAGAaatcaattctttaattggAGTACCATCTTTTATATTAACAGAAAAGTACGCAGGACGCACTTTCTTTTTAGGAGTACCAGACACCGTTTCATTATTCGTTACTTTCCGTTCCTTCATCTTGGGCTTATACTGTAGACTTTTTTGAAATGCTATATTTATACTTTCTTCACTAGGAATTTCAGGAATTAAAATAGGATAAACATCATGCAATCTCTTAAGAATAGTCTTTACGTTCATCAACGAAGAATCTTTTTGCAAAGAATTCAactgaattattagatcGAAACGGTTATCTGGTGATTTATCCTCGATAATTGGCTGaaatcttttccaaaatcCACCCATGATACCCAACACTTTGGCTTTACCATATTGATCCACCTTTATCGTTTGATGAGCATCACCTCGTTCTAATACCCTATCAACTGTCAATGTCTTCAATTTATCTAAATCATCGTAGGAAGCAAATGAAAGTGCAATCACCTTGATATTAGTATCATAAGGTAGATAATCttcttttaattcatccaaCCATTCAAATAACTGCTTACGTTCTCTaaattgatgattattTCTATCTACAATAACGCATTTAATGTTTGGGTCTGCTAGCAACTCTAGGGACTTTTTCATTAACTTCGACTTGTCTTTTCCAGTAATGTCATCGTTTTGAATATGGCCCCAACTATCCGGAAATAAAGAAGTCAATGCTACGGATGTAGTGGTCTTACCACAGCCTATCACTGCAATGGGAAAGACTAAGAATTTAGTATGTTCATCGACTTTATCATAATCtattgaattcttcaattccAACTGCATAACCTTCTCATGGtttaaaatttccataCCAGACATCCCTAGAGATTGTAAAAACATATTCCTAAGCTTAATTATCCCAAACCCTCTCATATATTCTTCACACAATCGAGAGTCGTTATCTAAGATTGGGATAACAAAGTCTAGATACTTATTTGTCACAAGTTTATGTTTTCTAAATTTAAAAACCCTTGACTTATTAGTAATGTAGTCCTTGGTAACCTCTCTCCACTGTCGATACATCAAATATGGTTCTTCGAACTTAtacttgaagaaaaatgaatctCCTGTGTCCCTGCTCTTACATCTGATAACAAATCCTTCGATCTCTTCGCCATTAAAGGAACCATTCACAGCACAATCTTCCAAGAATACTTTCAGCGACCCAACATCGTCTTTTATAAATGCatttatattcttgaatCCATACTTAGTGCCAAACATAGTAACAGCACGCATGGGTAACGTTTTAAAATTGGGTTCATTCAAGTTCAAGCCGTGTAAATAAAGACCAGCCTTATCGAGTGGATATTCTAAAATATGTTCCTCGAACGAATCATCACAATACTCTGCAACTGCTGTTAAATTCCCTTCGTATAATTCTAAACCTAGATCCCTTGAATTAATTCCTTTTAGctttaattgtttcaatagAACACGTTCTCCTGCTTCCGCATGGTTTCTATCTATATCATCTCTTGGCCCAGTTATATGTTTGGAACAAACCACTAAACTTCCATCTTCTAAACCAGAAATAAAGATAATACATCCATTTGCTTTCACAGTAACCTCATATGGGCCTACAGTGTTAGATTCGATCGAATCCCATCTGGTATAACTGACCTCATCgacattgaaaaatttatcataaCCTCTAGCCACAATTACTGGACactcttcatcatctgatATAAATAAGCCCCTTGCCTTACAAGGGAGagtaatattattttttccaTAATCCCATTCGTTAAATTTCCAGCTGTTCACCTTTGCATCTTTATGAGCAAGTTGACAGATCTTCTTGTATGCCCTCCCTCGAGATTCCAATCCTGATGCCTTTTCCAAGGATGCCACTAAAGCTGAAACGTTTCGAGAATGTTCCATGGAGGTAGAAATGCTTAAATCAGTTTTGGTAGGCCTTTATCTCCGCATACAACTAATCAGTTGAGTTTATAATAAAAAGTTTAAATGTTagcattattatttccatCGTTTTGGGTCAAGCCATTCACGTgctctttttttttttaacCCAGGcggaaaatttttcaaaataagcGATGAGcttattgaaagatttcgACTATCTATCCATTAGAagataattatttatttcaagTCCAAAAAAACTTATTCTACAGAGACTATATCGATAGAACCATAGCATAGAGAGTGATATGTCTTCTTTAAGTGAACAGTTAGCGAAAGTGGCTAGCAACAATGCCACTGTTGCCCTTGATAGAAAGAGAAGACAAAAATTGCACTCTGCTTCTTTAATCTATAATCCAAAAACAGCCGCAACCCAAGATTATGATTTAATTTTCGATAATGCTGTCAAGGCGTTAGACGAACTGATCCAAATTGATCCAAAGTTTGAAGTCTTCAAAAGgtctttattttctgaaACGTCTGTCTCCATTGATAGAAATGTACAAACTAAGGATGAAATCAAAGCCTTGGATAATGCTATTAATGGTTACTTATTATTAGCTTCTTCTAAGTGGCATTTGACCCCAACAATTCAAGCTACCGAATGGTTGGTACGtcgttttcaaattcatatttGCAACACAGaaatgttattattatccaCGATTAACTATTATCAAACCCCCGTATTCAAGAGGATTTTAAACATCGTAAAATTACCACCTTTATTTAACCCATTGTCGAACTTTGTTAGAAGTGAGAAAGCGCCATCTAATTTAACCATGATTAAGTTGTTCAATGACATGGACTTTTTAAAACTGTTTGCGAATTATTTGAACAAGTGCATTAAACAAAAAGTCACATATACAAACCAGTTATTATTTACCACCTGTTGTTTTATAAATCTAATTGCATTTAACTCCACCAATGATGAGAAACTAAATCAGTTAGTCCCAATATTGCTTGAGATTTCTGCCAAACTATTGGGCTCCAATTCAGTTGATTGTCAGATTGCAGCTCATACCATCTTAGTGGTATTTGCCACTGCTCTTCCATTACAAAAACAGATTATTTTAGCCGCTACCGAAACAATGCTATCTAATCTACAAGATGAGAAGGCTAAAAGATCAGCATTAGTGACAATTTGCAAGTTATTTCAAACCTTAAGGGGACATGGAAACGTGGATCAATTAACAaacaaattatttcaaattttcgATTCTaaatttgatttggaatacttgataaattttttaacgAAGAAAGACGTTCCCCCATGTGACAAGTTCTTTACAGCTTATATGAGAGCTATCGCTAGATATGATCATTCAAAATTAGCTTCTCTTGTAAAGCTATTAAAAAACATTAAATTAGAGAAATACGAAGTAAGATTGATAATTACCGATTTGATCCACTTGTCAGAAATTTTAGAAGATAAGACCCAATTGactgaattatttgaatattttgtttctgttaatgaaaaattggtgCTCAATTGTTTGAAATCGTTAAATCTTACAGCAGAACTGTTTGAAATAAGATTGACCACATCGCttttttctaataatgaagaaacagaaGATATTATAAAAGACATTGAAAGTCAAAAAGTTATTGGCTTAACAACTTCTGTACCAACATTCAAGgaatttcttgataaaAATGCCGAGTTTATCAACACTAAGAACACATCTATGCTGGCTGAATCTGATGAAACCTTTAATAAGCTGTTATCCCTATTCATTGAAGCTGttggaaaaaattatacAAGTAACGCGTTTTTAAACGCATTTCTAACTACTTTAGAAACACGAATCACCTTTTTACTTCGTATTGTCATTTCTCCTGCTGCCCCAATTGCGTTGAGGTTGATTGCTCTAAGCGATATTTCTAAAGGTTTAAACAATATTGATAAAGACTCAAATGTATTTACGATGGTTCCATGCTTACTCTGTGCTTTGAGCGATGTCTCAAAAAATGTTAGAACAAATGTTAGGGCACTTCTTTCACAAATTGCTAATAGACCATTCACGAAAcattatttcttaaataataagataTACGGCGATAACTTGACTATTCCAATGCTAAGTCCAAAGGATGGCGAATCATGGTTAACGAGGTTCCTTAATGAGTACATGGTAGAAAATTATGATATTTCACATTTGGTGATCCCAAAGAAGGATcaagatatatttttattgttttggGCCAACCAAGCTCTAAATATCCCCCTACCGTACCCAAAAACTATTTTATTAAGctatttgaataaatattccTCATCAGCTGCAATCTATTCGACTCTCTTTGAAGACTTTATTTCCAACTATATTTCGACTAGATCTCAATGGGAAATGAAATGTAAGGCAAACAAGACAAgttttgttgaatttgaaacagAATTGGTCTACTTAATATcaccaaaggaaaaaaatcaatttATTATCGACTTTGCTCTCTCAGCATTAAATTCTGAATATGAATCTCTTGCCACTCTCGTGTCTGCAAGAATaatcaatatattcaatacTTTGAAAACAAGTTTACAATTACAGATTTTACAGAACATCATAGATGCAAGCGCAGAGTCTGATGCAAATTACGATTCTGTAGCCACCTTGCAATCTTTACCTTTGTCAGCTGACCTATTTGTAGCTATTTTATcacaaaataaaattaatgCTGATTCAGCTGTCACTGATATTTCCAAGAGAAGAAGGAGACGTTCATCTACTAGTAAGGCTGCCCTacaaaaagaagaaatatctCAAATTGCTGAGATTCATTTGAGAAAATTGACAATCATTTTGGAAACTTtggataaattaaagatgaagagcACCGAATCATTGCTATCTACCTTATTTTCAGTTTTATCCGATTTGGAAACTTTAGATCAAGATGGTGGGCTTCCAGTACTATATGCCCAAGAAACGTTAACATCATGTATGCTGAATACTATTGAATCGTTAAAAGAAACAGGTTGTGTTTCATTAAGAACTATTAGAGCTGATATCTTGGTATCAGCAATTAGGAATTCCCCATCACCACAAGTTCAAAATAAACTATTATTGGTTGTTGGCGCATTGGCATCTTTGAACTCTGAAACTGTTTTACACTCCGTTATGCCAATCTTCACTTTCATGGGTGCGCACAGTATTCGCCAAGATGATGAGTTCACCACCCAAGTTGTTGAAAGAACTATTATGACGGTTGTCCCAGCATTATTAGAGAACAATACTGCGAACAAGCAAGATGAGATAGAATTTTTACTAATGAGTTTCACCACAGCCTTCCAACATGTTCCAAAACATAGAAGAGTGAAATTATATTCCACTTTGGCAAAGGCATTGGGTTCATACCAATCTATCGGTCCCTTCTTATTCTTAGTTACTCAACAATACTCCTCTTTaattgaaagtttcaaattAGGCGAGGCCAGAACAATTATCGACTTTGTAAAATCCTTCTTAAACAATTTTGACGTTTTAGAACAATTGACAGGACTCCAAGTTTATTTGAATCTTGTGAAAACATTGCTATCCGCTAGTAAAAATGCTGATGAAAAAGAGGCATTAACTTCCCACGCCATATTTACGAATGGtgttttgaatttgactACATCTGAACTCTCTATTTTAGTTCAACATTCTTTCGACTTCATTGGTAAAGTTATAGAAGAAGGTGACAGCGACCATTACACTTTAAATGGCAGTTTCAAACTGAGAGTTTATTCTGCTTTATTGGATGaaagaaatgaagaatccTTCTCTAATGCAGTTAAAGAGAAATTTGGTGTTGTTCTAGAAACAATTTTGACATTCATCAACGAAGCTGGTTCTCTATTCAAGTCATCTGGTTCTCAAAGTGACGAAGGGACTTCAACACCAGAAAGAGCATCTGAAaataagaaagaaataaaagatattttaTTCACTCTGTTAGGGAATGTTTTAAATATGTTAccaattgatgattttatcACAGCTGTTCTACCGTTGCTAACTAAAAGCGGTAACgaagatattaaatatCATTTGGGCTTAGTCATTGGTtctaaatttgaattagaaTCTTTAGAAAGCTCCTCAATTGCTGGTGAGGTCATTTCTGTATTACTGGAAAGAATACCTGCAGAGAAGAATTCGGTTAATGTCATCCAAGTTCTATTGAACACGCTAGCCGCTCTAATTACTAAGTTCGGTTCGAGACTAGAAAGCTCTTTGTTGACATCAGTGCTTTCTTTAGTTACTGGAGAATTAAAATCAGATCAAATTGAGGTCGCCATCTCTTCTTTAACAGTTATTACGAGTTGTATTCAAATCCTTGGTGTAAAATCTATTGCCTTTTATCCAAAAATCGTTGGTCCAGctgtaaatatttttaaaagatTTGAAGAGGATAAAGAACATTTCTTGAGAAAGCAACTGCAATTATCGATCCTTCTATTATTTGCTGCAATGATTAAATCCATTCCAACATTCCTATTGTCTAATATTTCTGATGTTTTCCATGTTATCTTTTTTGCTGATGAAATCGAAGCAGCTACAAGATTATCCGTAATCTCATTGGTTGTTGAGTATATTAACTTAAAGGAAGTCCTAAAGGTCTTAAACAAATGTTGGGTTTCTAGTATCTCATTGACAACGGACTCTATCGCtgtttctttattcttaaGCGCCCTAGAATCTAcagttgaagaaattgataagaAATCTGCTACTTCTCAATCtccaattttcttcaaacttcttttatcattattcGAATACAGATCAATCAGTAAATTTGATAACAATACTGTTAGCCGTATTGAAGCCTCAGTTCATCAAATTGCCAATATGTATGTTCTAAAGATGAACGATAAAGTATTCAGACCACTATTTGTCATTCTTATAAACTGGGCTTTTGATGGTGAAGATGTAaccaacaaagaaatcTCTGAAATTGAACGTTTGACAGCATTTTTTAAGTTCTTTAATAAGTTACAAGAAAACTTGAAGGGTATTATTACATCGTACTTCACCTATTTATTGGAACCAACAAATGGCTTATTAAAAAGATTTATTTCCAAGGATATTGTAGATATAAATCTGCGCCGTTTGGTATTGAAATCTCTGACATCAGCATTCAAATATGATAGGAATGAATACTGGAAATCTACATCAAGgtttgaattaatttctaTCACGTTAGTGGACCAATTATCTAATATTGAAGACGTCATTGGTAAATACTTAGTGAAAGCCATCGGTTCATTGGCTGCCAATAACAACGGTGTTGAAGAACataatcaaataatgaacaagCTACTCATAAGCCACATGAAGGCAACATGCTCATCCAGCGAAAAACTATGGGCTGTTAGATCCATTAAGTTGGTATACTCCAAGGTTGGTGAAAGCTGGTTGATATTGTTACCTCAATTGGTTCCAATTATTGCtgaattattggaagatgatgatgaagaagtagAACAAGAGGTAAGAACGGGTTTAGTGAAGGTAGTTGAAAACGTATTGGGTGAACCATTCGATAGATACTTAGATTAGTCTTTTTATTCCTAACTCAAGATGACTTGAAAGAATTGTATAGTATATATAACAGAtaacattttcttattaaaCTCTCGATGCTTACGTAGGTTTCTATCCAGGAATTTGTGACACGAAAAACTGCCAATATTCCATTGCGGCAATTTTCACGATGTTTTCCTCGcgtgaaaaattattatgaGGCCATGTTAAATGCTTTGGCGCACATTAGATCGACATGATGAGTCTCGGATTAAGTCTAGAGATAACATCTGACAACGCATTAGAGACCGTTTTCGATCCCTCTGATGAGCAATTATTAGACAATTAATTTGCAAAGCTTTAGAGTCCCGGTGAAACTTGCAACGCTGTTTTGCATAATATGAAGATGGAAAGCTATCCAATGACAACGAATAAACAAATAGAATATCCATACAGTGTCAACGTGAAACTGGATCACCAGATAAATGGAGAAACAGCTAGTCACAATTTAGTAAGGGGAGCTGGTAATGCTACGATTACAAAAGGAGACTCTGAAATGAATACGAATGGGGTTGGAGAAGAGGTACCACACATAAAGGCATCAACGTCAGGTTCAGTAAGCCCTATGCATACATCATCTAATGGTGTGAATAATGATAGAATAAGCTTGGATGTCTCCAAGCATAGTCCAACAACATTGTCTGTTTGTAAAAATTGCCTTACCTCGACGACGCCACTTTGGCGACGTGATGAAAATGGAGCTGTTCTATGTAATGCTTGTGGTCTTTTTCTAAAACTACATGGAAGACCCAGACCTATTAGTTTGAAGACTGATGTCATTAAATCTCGAAATAGAAAGGGGGGCAATTCGAATGGTGCTGGCGGTTCAACACTTAAGTTTAATAATCAGACATCGTCTTCCATtgcaaataatattcataaaaCATAtgttcaaattgaaaaaaaaaggaaacGAAGTGTAGGTGATATAGAGGTCTCGAACGTACATAATTCAGGGGATATAAATGCTCCACTAACGAAAATACGAAGCATTGATACTGAATTGTCAAgtgataatattttgggAAATGATCTTCGAAAACAAATTGCCAATGATAGAAATCTTAAGGGGTTTCAAAGTACTTTAAAAAGCGGCGAAGCACCAAGCATGCAGGCACAATTGCCACACCTTTCATCACTCCTGAACAACATGGAAAACCTTCCTATAACGAAGTCATCCAACGATGGAATCATGTATAATAGACAGAACTCAACCGTGTCATCACCTGGACTCAGTCCTCAATCTATTTCTGGGAATAACCAATTATCTATGCCGATAGTATCTCTTAAAGATGTCTTAAAAAATGATAACTCTGACACTCCAACATCAGTAATAGGTGTTAGAGATCACTCTCAAGATAATTCTGCACCTGTAATCAACCGTGATATTCCTGTAAACGTTATTCTGCCGtacgaagaagaagcaatAAGATTGAAAGCCAGAATTAATGAGCTGGAGTTGGTGACGGATTTATATAAAAGGCACATTTTTGAGTTGGATGATAAATGTAAGAgattggaagaagaattgaaggaaaaggaagGGACCCTCAAATCGATTGGCCCTAATGACAAATCAGATAAGTAACATctatttaaattatataaataacGAATAAATgacaataatgatattatatcattaaatatatGTATGTTACCCTTGATTTGATATCAGGAGTATTATGTAACATGGTGGCTATTTACataaaaaagaatatagTTAGATTATATGCATTCTGTGCTTTCTCATATGCAGATATGGCAAAGTGACGGTTGTGGAAGATGTTCAAACTGCCCATGAATTAATAGTCCCATCGCTTCGGCCTTCTACTAAGTAACCATTTTGATAACTCATGGTTTCAACGGTAGATACCGGAATGGTGGGATCCGAGGTACTTGCTTCATCAGTTGAGGTGCATGTTTGGAGATTATTGAGTTGACGATCGTATACTTTACAAGCTTCATCGTGTGTGGCAATGGCGattttattcttatcaaaatcaacTGACAGAACAggtttttcaaaagttaGCATGTCCGAAAGAATACCAGATCTTAAGTCCCATATGCGTACTGTCTTGTCAATTGACCCAGTAACAATGTTTTTATTGTCAAACTTTAAGCAGGTAATCGAACCAGAATGTCCTTCCAGGGCGCGGACAACTTTACC harbors:
- the IME2 gene encoding protein kinase IME2 (ancestral locus Anc_1.255) gives rise to the protein MLDINERENSSRSSVCKIPPDLNDPPKNIPLKSLYDRYQLIEELGNGSFGCVTLAKAKFDLINLSSNVHQCKGTLLDQTNTEYQNFIAKSQRLVAIKTMLTKLYTLHDYTRVREVKFILALPTNKHLIQIFEIFADTSNYQLHIVMECMEQNLYQMMLHRKKRVFSIPSLKSILAQILAGIKHIHDHNFFHRDIKPENILVSPNKRYFDKERLELGFYPDNYVVKLADFGLARHVENKNTYTAYVSTRWYRSPEILLRNGYYSTPLDIWAFGCVAVEATIFKPLFPGSNELDQIWRILEVLGTPYNNKNDSTVPNNFKPYGGTWNHVAELASKLNLEFPFVEGISLDRFIPLPELYDLLDVIKKCLRWNPLERASANDLCLMEYFKDTVASESMKNSNTKGESRKDVTVKNNRVTTNTEQALIFAGINSDPSKTSQLVFSSTKNSNIDHNMEEDSIQINDENQRSPKHNGHMLSIPETKNNGKFFGDVLPLNPKNITNAIKPFDHSKLPMKGFAPEFNFIEKINYLSDDNDPPIPDMEKDDENDDENGIFSDTDSTEEDEINMTRELQRETHIKIPNELDQNVSLYFGNNLENLDNGDNKEESESFNQYISEMGFNIDDYEQEADNDDIITEGEPYESENGRNCDEDKSDFFYVFSHKEQTNNPFTRRTFPMNHEQEQEEVEAGNTSLPFPDVAPRTFEIPHLGPSEEVTNNCSLMNPNSFFGNLTF
- the TRL1 gene encoding tRNA ligase (ancestral locus Anc_1.280), translated to MEHSRNVSALVASLEKASGLESRGRAYKKICQLAHKDAKVNSWKFNEWDYGKNNITLPCKARGLFISDDEECPVIVARGYDKFFNVDEVSYTRWDSIESNTVGPYEVTVKANGCIIFISGLEDGSLVVCSKHITGPRDDIDRNHAEAGERVLLKQLKLKGINSRDLGLELYEGNLTAVAEYCDDSFEEHILEYPLDKAGLYLHGLNLNEPNFKTLPMRAVTMFGTKYGFKNINAFIKDDVGSLKVFLEDCAVNGSFNGEEIEGFVIRCKSRDTGDSFFFKYKFEEPYLMYRQWREVTKDYITNKSRVFKFRKHKLVTNKYLDFVIPILDNDSRLCEEYMRGFGIIKLRNMFLQSLGMSGMEILNHEKVMQLELKNSIDYDKVDEHTKFLVFPIAVIGCGKTTTSVALTSLFPDSWGHIQNDDITGKDKSKLMKKSLELLADPNIKCVIVDRNNHQFRERKQLFEWLDELKEDYLPYDTNIKVIALSFASYDDLDKLKTLTVDRVLERGDAHQTIKVDQYGKAKVLGIMGGFWKRFQPIIEDKSPDNRFDLIIQLNSLQKDSSLMNVKTILKRLHDVYPILIPEIPSEESINIAFQKSLQYKPKMKERKVTNNETVSGTPKKKVRPAYFSVNIKDGTPIKELISNVIEKPSNISEDAQTILKNLLQNDNFQESFHITLAHVMQGKRGDPAEQELWKAYLKHYKKILKSYNDKEIPKLIETNDFVRFQPKMICWDDKIVSIVIKFPNDECVSDENGLLVTKLKCANKIPHITVARLQDNVKAVYSNTICKDVVENRDATNINHVELVDSPSLTGNVCINL